One stretch of Arachis duranensis cultivar V14167 chromosome 1, aradu.V14167.gnm2.J7QH, whole genome shotgun sequence DNA includes these proteins:
- the LOC107486725 gene encoding LOW QUALITY PROTEIN: oxysterol-binding protein-related protein 2A (The sequence of the model RefSeq protein was modified relative to this genomic sequence to represent the inferred CDS: inserted 2 bases in 1 codon; added 51 bases not found in genome assembly) — protein sequence MRVKEMHPLCCISLESPGIGGGGDSPEAADAAALSRTRSLPASFAAAGGGSDGGGCCGXXXXXXXXXXXXXXXXXXXXXXXXXXXXPSSXDDVHLIGEVSANRLARFDRGAAAASSIRRKSHKPPSSSGVVHLKISSFRESKSDDRRFYIFTATKTLHLRTDSRRDRVAWIQALVSTRGLYPSLRPLISDHIISSLAPNHVSVSTERLKKRLLEEGTSETLVKDCEQIMLSGFNELQGQLKILCQERLNLLDTIRQLEAANIEPEASAIHDGEYQLTKNGFSSLGRAKYSECSTTESSDDIEKQELEEVSDEDEISYYDTREYFTEPGFRCGSIGTLDQVNGSKEANTECIDMENISIEKAINSFRYPHIVRRKKLPDPVEKEKGVSLWSMIKDNVGKDLTRVCLPVYFNEPISSLQKCFEDLEYSYLLDRAYEYGKSGNSLLRALNVAAFAVSGYASSEGRHCKPFNPLLGETYEADFPDKGLRFFSEKVSHHPTVVACHCEGRGWKFWADSNIRSKFWGRSIQLDPVGVLTLQFDDGETFHWSKVTTTIYNLILGKIYCDHHGNMDIRGNRQYSIRLKFKEQTILDRNPHQVNGFVEDLRGKKVATLFGKWDDSMYYVNGDVNVKPKGFNSSDSTLLWKRVMPPTNLTRYNLTSFAITLNELTPGLKEKLPPTDSRLRPDQRHLENGEYEKANMEKQRLEKRQRMSRKIQESGWKPKWFHQEGENGTFRYIGGYWETRAQGKWDGCPDIFGEFNEVTVEPLDAS from the exons aTGCGAGTGAAGGAAATGCACCCGTTGTGTTGCATCTCGCTGGAGAGTCCAGGGATCGGTGGCGGAGGTGACTCGCCGGAGGCGGCAGACGCGGCGGCGCTGTCGAGGACCAGGAGTCTGCCGGCGAGTTTCGCAGCGGCGGGTGGCGGATCTGATGGAGGAGGATGTTGTGGACNNNNNNNNNNNNNNNNNNNNNNNNNNNNNNNNNNNNNNNNNNNNNNNNNNNNNNNNNNNNNNNNNNNNNNNNNNNNNNNNNNTCCCTCGTC TGACGACGTCCACCTCATCGGCGAAGTCTCCGCCAACCGCCTCGCTCGCTTCGACCGCGGTGCCGCCGCTGCTTCCTCCATCCGCCGCAAGAGCCACAAACCTCCCTCTTCCTCCGGCGTTGTCCATCTcaag ATCTCGTCATTTAGAGAGAGTAAGTCAGATGATAGGAGGTTCTATATATTCACAGCAACGAAGACTCTCCATCTGAGAACCGATTCGAGGAGGGACCGTGTGGCGTGGATACAGGCTTTGGTGTCAACCCGTGGcttgtatccatcacttagACCACTCATTAGTGATCACATCATATCTTCTCTCGCACCAAACCATGTGTCTGTGTCAACCGAGAGGCTCAAGAAACGGTTGCTTGAAGAAGGTACCAGTGAGACCCTCGTGAAGGACTGTGAGCAAATCATGCTCTCCGGGTTCAACGAGTTACAAGGGCAGCTTAAAATCCTGTGCCAAGAGAGATTGAACTTGCTTGATACAATAAGGCAGTTGGAG TTGACAAAGAATGGATTTTCAAGTCTAGGACGCGCAAAATATAGCG AATGCAGTACAACTGAATCGTCTGATGATATCGAGAAGCAGGAGTTGGAGGAAGTGTCAGATGAAGATGAAATCTCATATTATGATACTAGAGAGTATTTTACAGAACCTGGTTTTAGGTGTGGGTCAATAGGAACTTTGGACCAAGTGAACGGGTCTAAAGAAGCAAACACAGAATGTATTGATATGGAAAACATTAGTATTGAGAAGGCAATCAATAGTTTCAGATACCCTCACATAGTTAGGAGGAAAAAGCTTCCAGATCCTGTTGAGAAAGAGAAGGGCGTAAGTTTATGGTCAATGATCAAAGACAATGTGGGCAAAGATCTCACACGAGTTTGTCTTCCTGTGTACTTTAATGAACCGATATCATCACTTCAGAAGTGTTTCGAGGACTTGGAGTACTCTTACCTCCTGGACCGAGCTTATGAATATGGAAAATCA GGAAATAGTCTCCTTAGGGCACTGAATGTTGCTGCATTTGCAGTTTCTGGATATGCATCATCTGAAGGGCGTCATTGTAAACCCTTTAATCCTTTGTTAGGGGAAACTTATGAGGCTGACTTTCCTGACAAAGGACTTCGCTTCTTTTCTGAGAAG GTTAGCCACCATCCAACTGTAGTTGCGTGCCACTGTGAAGGTAGAGGATGGAAGTTTTGGGCTGACAGCAACATCCGTTCAAAGTTTTGGGGAAGGTCCATTCAACTTGACCCGGTGGGAGTTCTTACCCTTCAGTTTGATGACGGTGAAACATTTCACTGGAGCAAG GTGACGACAACAATTTATAATCTTATCCTTGGAAAAATATATTGTGATCATCATGGGAACATGGACATTCGTGGCAATCGCCAGTATTCAATCAGACTCAAGTTCAAAGAACAGACGATTCTGGACCGAAATCCTCATCAG GTGAATGGATTTGTTGAAGATTTAAGGGGGAAAAAAGTTGCCACATTATTTGGCAAGTGGGATGACAGCATGTACTATGTTAATGGTGATGTGAATGTGAAGCCAAAAGGTTTCAATTCGTCAGATTCAACCTTGTTGTGGAAAAGGGTTATGCCACCCACTAATCTCACTCGGTACAATTTGACATCATTTGCCATCACACTCAACGAGCTTACACCAGGACTCAAG GAGAAACTCCCGCCCACTGATTCCAGGCTGAGGCCAGATCAGCGGCATCTAGAGAATGGGGAATACGAGAAGGCTAATATGGAGAAACAAAGATTGGAAAAGAGGCAAAGAATG TCACGAAAAATACAAGAAAGTGGTTGGAAGCCGAAATGGTTCCACCAAGAAGGTGAAAATGGAACATTTCGATATATTGGCGGGTATTGGGAAACGAGAGCTCAAGGAAAATGGGATGGATGCCCAGATATATTTGGTGAATTTAATGAAGTCACTGTGGAACCATTGGATGCGTCTTGA